Within Myceligenerans xiligouense, the genomic segment GTCGCGGCGTCCAGGGCGGACGACACGTCGTCGGCGAGCAGCAGTTCGGCATCGGCGGCCAGGGCGCGGGCCAGCGCGAGCCGCTGGACCTGGCCACCGGACAACCGCACGCCGCGGTGGCCCACCAGCGAGTGGGGGCCTCCGGCGTCGGCGATGTCCGGGGCGAGCCGCGCCGCCTCGACCGGGGCCTCGAGCTCCCGCTCGTGGTCCAGCCGCACGTTGTCGGCGAACGTGCCGGACAGCACCCGCGGGATCTGGGCCACGTACGCGACCTGGCCGGGACGCAGGAACGTCTGGGCCTCGGTCACCTCGGTGTCGTTCCAGCGGATCTCACCCGTGTGCTCCAGGAGTCCGGCCAGGGACGAGAGCAGGCTCGACTTGCCCGATCCGACCTGACCGAGCAGCAGCACGAGCTCGCCCCGCCGCACCGTGAGGTCCACACCGGACACGCCGATGGTCCCGTCGTCGTGGACGGCGGTGAGGCCGCGCAGCTCCAGGTGGTCCAAGGGCTCCCGCGGTCCGGGCGCGGGCTCCGGGGCGGTCCCGGTGGACAGGTCGACGCCTGCGGGCTGGTCGATCAGGTCGACACCGCCGGCGAACCGGCTGGTCGCCTTCTGCCAGTTCCGTGTGCCGGGGGCCTCGGTGATCACCATGCCCGCGACCATGCCGAACCAGCCGAACCCCGCGACGGCGCCCGCCACCATCAGCGTGGTGGCCAGGCTCCAGGTGCCCTGCAGGAGCAGGGCCCAGGCGACGACGACGCCGGCCTGCAGCACCACTCCGGGCACGCCCTCGAGGACGGCCTGCACGCGGTGCTCGAAGATCGCCGCCCTGACCCGCCCGCTGTCGACCTGACGCAGGTGCGCGTGCACCTGCGGAGTCCGGGCGGCGAGCTTGACCGTGCGCGCGGAGTCCAGGGCGGAGACCAGCGCGCGACCGAACTGGGCGCGGGCCGCCGAGGACTTCGTCGCGGAACGACCCGCGATCGGGCGCCCGATCGCCGACGCCCCGGCCGAGATCGCCATCACGCTCAGCAGCACCGCGCCGACCAGCCAGGAGCGCCCGATCAGCGTGGCCACGGCGACCACGACGAGCCCGTTCACGAAGTCGACCCAGCGGTCGGTGTAGTTCACGAAGCGATCGGCGTCCATCGCACGGGCGACGATCTCGCCGGGCGGCGTCGCCGGCAGGCGCCGCTGCGTGGTCTGCCCGGCCATCACCGACATCCGTACCCGGAGCAGGATGTCGATCCACCACTTCGGATACACGTAGATGGCATGGGCCAGCATGATCGGCGATGCGATGAGCAGCACGGGGAGGCCGATGAACTCGGCCAGCGGAATTCCCGCCCCCGAGTCGATGCCCTCGACGATGCGGCCCCACAGGAACGTGGTCAGCACGCCCGCGGCGTTGATCATGCTGAACAGGAGGAACAGCACCACGCCGAACACGCCCCAGGCCGGGCGGATGAAGACCGCGTGCAGGACCGTGCGGGCCAGGCTGGGCCCGTCGCCCGGGTCCTCGATCTCCGGCGGAGCGCCGCGGCGCCGCCGGGTCCCCACCGCGCCGGCCCCGGTCCCCGCGGTTCCCATCCCCGCGGCCCTGATGCCGTCGCCCGACGACGGCGACGCGGCCGCGCCGGCGGCGGACAGCTCCGCCCCTCGGACGGGCGGGACGTCGTCCGACACGAGCCCCCCGGCCGGCCCCGCTCCGGTCGTCTCCGGCGCGACGGCCCGACGCACCGCCCCACCGGGCTCCTCCTCCAGCAGGCCGTCCTCGGCGGCGTGCGACGCGCTCGCCTCCAGCAGGTCGCGGAAGGGACCCGCTGCCCTGGCGAGTTCGGCGCGGCGCCCCTGCTGCACGACCTTGCCGTGGTCGAGCACGGCCACGTGCCCGGCCCGCTCGATCGTCGTGAGCCGGTGCGCGATCAGCACGCCGGTGCGCCCGGTGAGCAGCCGGTCCGCGGCGGCCACGACACGAGCCTCGGTGAGCGGGTCCATGCGTGCCGTCGCCTCGTCCAGGACGACCACCTGCACGTGGCGCACCAGCAGCCGCGCGAACGCGACGAGCTGCTCCTCCCCGGCGGAGAGGCGTGTGCCACCCGGACCGAGCAGCGTGTCCAGCCCGTCCGGGAGGCCTTCGGCCCAGTCGGACAGCCCGAGCTCGGCCACGGCCGCCTCGATCTGCTCGCGGGGCACATCGGCGAACAACGCGATGTTCTCGGCGAGAGTCCCCGCCAGGATCTCGGTCCGCTGGGTCACCACGCCGACCGAGGCGCGCAGCGCCTGCAGGTCGAGGTCGCGGACATCGACTCCGCCGAGGAAGACCGCTCCCCGCGGTGGCTCGACGGCACGGGACAGCAAACCCGCCAGCGTGGACTTCCCGGAACCGGTACGCCCCACCAGGGCCACCGTCTCACCCGCGGGCACCACCAGATCCACGCCCTGCAGGGCGAACGTGCCCTCGCTGTAGGAGAAGTGCAGGTCCCGCAGCTCCAGGTCCAGCGGCGGCTCCGGTACGGGCTCGCCGCCCTCCGGCTCCGGCGCGACGCCGAGCATCTGCTTGATCCTCGTGATCGCGCCGAGCCCTTCCTGGATGTCCGGAAGGTGGTGGATCAGCATGTCGGTCTGCGCCACGAAGCCCGCCGTGACCAGGAACAGCGTGACGAGCTGACCGACCCCGAGGCCCCCGTCCGCCGCCATCGCGGCGCCGACCACGGCAACCCCCGCGAGCAGCGCGTGCAGGACGACCCCCGCCCGCCGCAGCATCCGCGACTCGACCCTGACGACGGCGGCCAGCCTGCGATGCACCTCGGCGGAGAGCCCGGCCAGCCGCCGGATCGCGAAGGCGCGTCCGAGGCTGGTGCGCAGATCGTCGCGGGCCGCGACCGCCTCCTCGAAGGCTGCCGCGTGATCGGTCCAGGCTGCCTCCTCCACGACCTTGAGCCGCACGATCTGGCCCAGGAGCCCGCGAATGAGCAGCACGGTCAGCGCGACCAGCACCGGGAACAGGAACCAGGCGGGCCACCACTGCAGCCCGGCGATGATCCACATCGGCACGCACCCGACGACGGAGCGTGCGGCGCCCCACAACTGCCGCCGCACGAGCTGCCCGACGGCATGCGTGTCGTCGTCGACGCGGTCCAGGATCTCCCCGACCGCCTGGTCGTTGAGCGTGTTCAGTGGCTGGTGCATGGCCGCGCGCAGCAGGTCGCCACGCAGCTTGCCCTCGGCGCGGTCCGTGACCCCGGCCCATGCCACCTGGCCGGCGCTGTCGAGGAAAGCGCCGCCGACGAGACACGCGGCGAGCAGCACGACACCCAGCAGCGTGGCGCTCTCCGCGAGCCGGCCGGCGACCACCGCACCGTACGCCTGGGCGGTGACCGCCACCACGAGCGCGAACAGCGAGACCGCCGCCACGGGACCGCGCAGACGCCGCCAGTCGAGCCGGCGGGAAGGGTCGCCGACGACGCGCTCGTCCCGGGTGCCGGTGGCGCGCTGTGGAGGGGAGAAAGTTGCCTGGACCATCACGCTCACGCTACGTCGGCACACTGACATCGCCCTCCTCTTTTTTCGCCGGGAGACGGACGGCCGGGCCGACGTCGCCGACCACGGGCATCGGCTACGGACCGGAACGACGACGGCGGTCGTGGTGCCGTCCCACGGGGAACGTCACCACGACCGCCGTCGTGCACGAACGCGTCAGAGCGACGCGAGGGCCTCGTTGAAGATGGTGCTCGGGCGCATCACGGCGCCCGCCTTCTCGTCGTCCGGCTGGTAGTAGCCGCCGACGTCGGCGGGCTTGCCCTGGACGGCGAGAAGCTCGGCGACGATCGCCTCCTCCTCGGCGCCCAGCTTCTCGGCCAGGGGCGCGAAGGCGGCGGCGAGCTCGGCGTCGCCGGTCTGCGCGGCGAGCTCCCTCGCCCAGTAGAGGGCGAGGTAGAAGTGCGAGCCGCGGTTGTCGATGGTGCCGAGCTTGCGGCCGGGGGAACGGTCCTCGGCCAGGAACGTCCCCGTCGCCGCGTCGAGCGTGTCGGCGAGGGCCTGGGCGCGAGCGTTGCCGGTGAACTTCGCCAGGTGCTCGAAGGACGCGGCCAGCGCGAAGAACTCGCCGAGCGAGTCCCAGCGCAGGTAGTCCTCCTCGACGAGCTGCTGCACGTGCTTCGGCGCAGACCCGCCGGCGCCCGTCTCGAAGAGGCCGCCGCCGTTCATCAGCGGGACGATCGAGAGCATCTTCGCCGAGGTGCCCACCTCGAGGATCGGGAAGAGGTCGGTGTTGTAGTCGCGCAGCACGTTGCCGGTGACCGAGATGGTGTCCTCGCCCTTGCGGATGCGCTCGAGGGAGTACTTCGTGGCCTCGGCGGGCGCCATGATCTCGAGCGTCAGCCCGCCGAGCTCACCGGCGGAGCCGTCGTCGAGGTACTCGCGGACCTTCTCGATGAGGCGGGCGTCGTGGGCGCGGTTCTGGTCGAGCCAGAACACGGCGGGCACGCCGGTGGCCCGGGCACGGGTGACGGCCAGCTTGACCCAGTCGCGGACGGCGACGTCCTTGGTCTGGCAGGCACGCCAGACGTCGCCGGCGCCCACCTCGTGCTCCATGACCGTCTCGCCGGCGCTGTCGACGATGCGGACGGTGCCGGCGGACGGGATCTCGAACGTCTTGTCGTGCGACCCGTACTCCTCGGCCTTCTTGGCCATCAGGCCGACGTTCGGGACGGAGCCCATCGTGGCCGGGTCGAGCGCGCCGTTGGCCTTGCAGTCGTCGATGACGGCCTGGTAGACGCCGGCGTACGACGAGTCGGGGATGACGGCGAGGGCATCCGCCTCGTTGCCGTCGGGGCCCCACATGTGGCCGCCGCCGCGGATCATGGCCGGCATCGACGCGTCGACGATGACGTCGGACGGGACGTGCAGGTTCGTGATGCCCTTGTCGGAGTTCACCATGGCGAGCTCGGGACCGTCGGCGAGCGCGGCGTCGAACGCGGCGCGGATCTCGGCGCCGTTCGGCAGGCTCGCCAGGCCGGCGAAGATCGAGCCGAGGCCGTCGTTGGCGGACAGGCCGGCGGCGGCCAGGTCCGCGCCGTACCTGTCGAAGACCGGCTTGAAGAACGCCTTGACCACGTGACCGAAGATGATCGGGTCGGAGACCTTCATCATCGTGGCCTTGAGGTGCACGGAGAAGAGGACGCCCTGCTCCTTCGCCTCGGCGATCGCGCCGGTGAGGAAGGTGTCGAGCGCCGCGGCCGACATGAAGGTGCCGTCGAGGACCTCGCCGGCGTCGACGGCGAGGCCGTCCTTGAGGACCGTGACCGTGCCGTCGGCGGCGACGTGCTCGATCCGCAGGGTGTCGGCGGCCGGGATGACCACGGACTTCTCGTTGGAGAAGAAGTCGTCGCGGCCCATGGTCGCGACCGCGGTCTTCGAGTCGGCGGTCCAGGCGCCCATGCGGTGCGGGTGCGCCTTGGCGTAGTTCTTGACCGACGCCGGGGCGCGGCGGTCGGAGTTGCCCTCGCGGAGCACCGGGTTGACGGCCGAACCCTTGACCTTGTCGTAGCGGGCGCGAACCTCGCGCTCCTCGTCCGTGGACGGTTCCTCCGGGTAGTCGGGCAGGTCGTACCCCTTGCCCCGGAGCTCGGCGATCGCGGCCTTGAGCTGCGGCACCGACGCGGAGATGTTCGGCAGCTTGATGATGTTGGCGTCCGGCCGCGTCGCCAGCTCACCGAGCTCCGCCAGCGCGTCCGGCTGGGCCTGCTCCGGGGTGAGGCGCTCCGGGAACTGCGCGACGATGCGGCCGGCCAGCGAGATGTCGCGGGTCTCGACGTCCACGCCCGCCTTGGCCGCGTAGGCCGAGACGATCGGGAGGAGGGAGTAGGTCGCCAGCATCGGCGCCTCGTCCGTGTGGGTGTAGATGATCTTGGCCATGGGCAGAACAGGCTCCTGGATCAGTTGGCAGACGATTTCTTGATATCAAGATACCGCGCCGAAACCTGGATCGAGGCATCGGGTAATCAGCCTCACACCGTTGCCGCCCGGGCGGATCGTCAGATCAGGCCCAGGGACCGCACCGCGTCCCGCTCGGCCGCCAGTTCGGCCACGGACGCGTCGATCCGGCCGCGGGAGAACTCGTCGATCTCGAGCCCCTCCACGATCTGCCAGTCTCCCCCGGCCGATGTCACCGGGAACGAGGACACCAGACCCTCCGGCACGCCGTACTCGCCGTGGCTGTACACGCCCGCGCTCGTCCAGTCGCCCTCGCGGGTCCCGCGCGTCCAGTCCCGCACGTGCTCGATCGCCGCGTTCGCCGCCGACGCCGCCGACGACGCCCCGCGGGCCTCGATGATCGCGGCACCGCGCTTCGCGACCGTGGGGATGAACGTGTCGGTGAGCCACTCACGGTCCGCCGCCACCTCGGCACCCGGGACGTCGCCCACCGTGGCGTGGAACAGGTCCGGGTACTGGGTCGCGGAGTGGTTGCCCCAGATCGTGAGCCCGCTGATCCTGCTGACCGGCGTACCCGTCCGGGCCGCCACCTGGGAGAGAGCGCGGTTGTGGTCCAGGCGGGTCATCGCGGTGAACCGCTCCGCCGGCACATCGGGGGCGTGGGCCGACGCGATGAGCGCGTTCGTGTTCGCGGGGTTGCCCACCACGAGCACCCTGACGTCCGACGCCGCACCGTCGTTGATCGCCCGGCCCTGCGGCCCGAAGATCCCGCCGTTGGCCTCGAGCAGGTCGGCCCGCTCCATGCCGGCGCCGCGCGGCCGGGCGCCGACGAGGAGACCGACGTTCGCCCCCTCGAAGGCCTTGACCGGGTCGTCGAAGATGTCGACGCCGGCCAGGGTGCCGAAGGCGCAGTCGTCGAGCTCCATCGCCGTCCCCTCGGCCGCCCTGACGGCGGCGGGGATCTCCAGGAGACGGAGCCGGACCGGTACGTCCGCGCCCAGCATCTCTCCCGCGGCGATGCGGAAGAGGAGCGCGTACCCGATCTGGCCAGCGGCTCCGGTGACGGTGACGTTCACGGGTTCAGTCATGGGGCCCACTCTTGCATCGAACGGACGCCCCTGCCCAGTACCCACGCGAAATTCTTCGCGAAGTCGTGACCAGCGGCCCATGCCACCACTACTCCGGGAAAAGGCACGGGTCCGAACTCGCCGTGTTCAGGTCGTCTTCAGGTGATTGCTGGCAAGATGCTCCCCGAAACCCGGCACGCACCCGCGTGCGCCACCCCGAAAGGATCATCTCTCATGGCCAACGCGTACGCCGTGTCCGACGGCGCGCTCGACGCCCCCACCGAGACCTCCGGCTCCGGGACCCTCTCCCGCGTGCTCGCCGAGGCGTTCGGCACCTTCGTCCTCGTCCTCGGTGTGCTGAGCATCGGCGTGTACAGCTTCCTCAACCAGTCGGGCGCCATCGGTGTCGCGCTGACCGGTGGGTTCGCGTACGCGGCGGCGCTGGTCGCCGTCGGCCACGTGTCCGGCGGGTGGTTCAACCCGGCGATCACGCTCGCCCAGGCCATCGCCGGCCGGGTGCGCTGGGCCGAGGTGCCGCTGTACTGGCTCGCCCAGCTCGTCGGCGGCTTCGCGGCGGGTGCGGTGCTGTTCGGAACCCTCCCCGACAAGCTCTACGAGCTGCTCGGCAAGGAGAACAACGCCGCCCTGTACGCCCAGGGCGCGAACGGCTGGGGCGACTTCTCGCCGCTCTACACGCTCTCGCAGGGCGGCGCCACGTTCAACATGCTCCAGGCGGGCATCGTCGAGCTCGTGGCCTCGGCCGCGCTGGCGGGCATCGCCCTGGCCGTCGGCACGAAGAACCGCGCCGTCATGGCCGCGGCCGGCGGGCTCGGCCTCGCGGCGCTCAGCGTCGTCGCCTACCCGGTGACCGGCGCCGGCCTGAACCCGGTGCGCTCGACCGTGGCCGCGGTCCTCTCCATGGACTGGGACGGCGTGAGCGGTCAGGTCTGGCTGTTCTGGGTCGCCCCGCTGGTGGGCGCCGGCATCGCCGCGCTCTTCGCGGTCGCGTTCGGCCCGCAGGAGTCCCCGGAGGGCATCGAGACGTTCGGCACGGAGGCCGACACCTACGACGACGGAACCGACGGCGGGACCGACGACACCCCCGACACCGTCACCGCGGACAGCACGGACGCGACGAGCACGGACGAGAAGAAGACGAACTGACGCCTCCGAGGCAGTGGCTCCGCCGGACCCACTGCCTCGGGCGCTTCTCAGAACACC encodes:
- a CDS encoding ATP-binding cassette domain-containing protein, whose protein sequence is MVQATFSPPQRATGTRDERVVGDPSRRLDWRRLRGPVAAVSLFALVVAVTAQAYGAVVAGRLAESATLLGVVLLAACLVGGAFLDSAGQVAWAGVTDRAEGKLRGDLLRAAMHQPLNTLNDQAVGEILDRVDDDTHAVGQLVRRQLWGAARSVVGCVPMWIIAGLQWWPAWFLFPVLVALTVLLIRGLLGQIVRLKVVEEAAWTDHAAAFEEAVAARDDLRTSLGRAFAIRRLAGLSAEVHRRLAAVVRVESRMLRRAGVVLHALLAGVAVVGAAMAADGGLGVGQLVTLFLVTAGFVAQTDMLIHHLPDIQEGLGAITRIKQMLGVAPEPEGGEPVPEPPLDLELRDLHFSYSEGTFALQGVDLVVPAGETVALVGRTGSGKSTLAGLLSRAVEPPRGAVFLGGVDVRDLDLQALRASVGVVTQRTEILAGTLAENIALFADVPREQIEAAVAELGLSDWAEGLPDGLDTLLGPGGTRLSAGEEQLVAFARLLVRHVQVVVLDEATARMDPLTEARVVAAADRLLTGRTGVLIAHRLTTIERAGHVAVLDHGKVVQQGRRAELARAAGPFRDLLEASASHAAEDGLLEEEPGGAVRRAVAPETTGAGPAGGLVSDDVPPVRGAELSAAGAAASPSSGDGIRAAGMGTAGTGAGAVGTRRRRGAPPEIEDPGDGPSLARTVLHAVFIRPAWGVFGVVLFLLFSMINAAGVLTTFLWGRIVEGIDSGAGIPLAEFIGLPVLLIASPIMLAHAIYVYPKWWIDILLRVRMSVMAGQTTQRRLPATPPGEIVARAMDADRFVNYTDRWVDFVNGLVVVAVATLIGRSWLVGAVLLSVMAISAGASAIGRPIAGRSATKSSAARAQFGRALVSALDSARTVKLAARTPQVHAHLRQVDSGRVRAAIFEHRVQAVLEGVPGVVLQAGVVVAWALLLQGTWSLATTLMVAGAVAGFGWFGMVAGMVITEAPGTRNWQKATSRFAGGVDLIDQPAGVDLSTGTAPEPAPGPREPLDHLELRGLTAVHDDGTIGVSGVDLTVRRGELVLLLGQVGSGKSSLLSSLAGLLEHTGEIRWNDTEVTEAQTFLRPGQVAYVAQIPRVLSGTFADNVRLDHERELEAPVEAARLAPDIADAGGPHSLVGHRGVRLSGGQVQRLALARALAADAELLLADDVSSALDAATELELWAALRERGTTVIGATSKRAALARADRVVVLDEGEVAAVGPWRDLAPTWAHLAG
- a CDS encoding NADP-dependent isocitrate dehydrogenase; this translates as MAKIIYTHTDEAPMLATYSLLPIVSAYAAKAGVDVETRDISLAGRIVAQFPERLTPEQAQPDALAELGELATRPDANIIKLPNISASVPQLKAAIAELRGKGYDLPDYPEEPSTDEEREVRARYDKVKGSAVNPVLREGNSDRRAPASVKNYAKAHPHRMGAWTADSKTAVATMGRDDFFSNEKSVVIPAADTLRIEHVAADGTVTVLKDGLAVDAGEVLDGTFMSAAALDTFLTGAIAEAKEQGVLFSVHLKATMMKVSDPIIFGHVVKAFFKPVFDRYGADLAAAGLSANDGLGSIFAGLASLPNGAEIRAAFDAALADGPELAMVNSDKGITNLHVPSDVIVDASMPAMIRGGGHMWGPDGNEADALAVIPDSSYAGVYQAVIDDCKANGALDPATMGSVPNVGLMAKKAEEYGSHDKTFEIPSAGTVRIVDSAGETVMEHEVGAGDVWRACQTKDVAVRDWVKLAVTRARATGVPAVFWLDQNRAHDARLIEKVREYLDDGSAGELGGLTLEIMAPAEATKYSLERIRKGEDTISVTGNVLRDYNTDLFPILEVGTSAKMLSIVPLMNGGGLFETGAGGSAPKHVQQLVEEDYLRWDSLGEFFALAASFEHLAKFTGNARAQALADTLDAATGTFLAEDRSPGRKLGTIDNRGSHFYLALYWARELAAQTGDAELAAAFAPLAEKLGAEEEAIVAELLAVQGKPADVGGYYQPDDEKAGAVMRPSTIFNEALASL
- a CDS encoding malate dehydrogenase; protein product: MTEPVNVTVTGAAGQIGYALLFRIAAGEMLGADVPVRLRLLEIPAAVRAAEGTAMELDDCAFGTLAGVDIFDDPVKAFEGANVGLLVGARPRGAGMERADLLEANGGIFGPQGRAINDGAASDVRVLVVGNPANTNALIASAHAPDVPAERFTAMTRLDHNRALSQVAARTGTPVSRISGLTIWGNHSATQYPDLFHATVGDVPGAEVAADREWLTDTFIPTVAKRGAAIIEARGASSAASAANAAIEHVRDWTRGTREGDWTSAGVYSHGEYGVPEGLVSSFPVTSAGGDWQIVEGLEIDEFSRGRIDASVAELAAERDAVRSLGLI
- a CDS encoding MIP/aquaporin family protein, yielding MANAYAVSDGALDAPTETSGSGTLSRVLAEAFGTFVLVLGVLSIGVYSFLNQSGAIGVALTGGFAYAAALVAVGHVSGGWFNPAITLAQAIAGRVRWAEVPLYWLAQLVGGFAAGAVLFGTLPDKLYELLGKENNAALYAQGANGWGDFSPLYTLSQGGATFNMLQAGIVELVASAALAGIALAVGTKNRAVMAAAGGLGLAALSVVAYPVTGAGLNPVRSTVAAVLSMDWDGVSGQVWLFWVAPLVGAGIAALFAVAFGPQESPEGIETFGTEADTYDDGTDGGTDDTPDTVTADSTDATSTDEKKTN